The following proteins are co-located in the Indicator indicator isolate 239-I01 chromosome 33, UM_Iind_1.1, whole genome shotgun sequence genome:
- the TENT5B gene encoding terminal nucleotidyltransferase 5B gives MLGAAAGPALGGSEQRFSVLTWEQVQRLDQILGEAVPIHGRGNFPTLSVRPRTIVQVVRSRLEQKGVAVHNVRLNGSAASHILHQDSGLGYKDLDLIFGVDLKTEDVFQLVKDVVMDCLLDFLPEGVNKDKITPMTLKEAYVQKLVKVCNESDRWSLISLSNNSGKNVELKFVDSLRRQFEFSVDSFQIILDSLLLFGECSENPMAENFHPTVTGESMYGNFEEAMDHLRSRVIATRNPEEIRGGGLLKYCNLLVRGFKPKSEVDMKALQRYMCSRFFIDFSDIGEQQRKLECYLQSHFVGMESKRYDYLMTLHRVVNESTVCLMGHERRQTLNLIAMLAVRVLAEQNIIPTVTNVTCFYQPAPYISEINFNYYITHVQPFLPCNQPYPTWLPCN, from the exons ATGCTGGGGGCGGCGGCAGGGCCCGCTCTGGGCGGCTCGGAGCAACGCTTTAGCGTCCTGACCTGGGAGCAGGTGCAGCGGCTGGACCAGATCCTGGGCGAGGCTGTGCCCATCCACGGCCGAGGAAACTTCCCCACGCTCTCCGTCAGGCCCCGCACCATCGTCCAG GTGGTGCGCAGCCGTCTGGAGCAGAAGGGAGTTGCAGTGCACAACGTGAGGCTGAACGGCTCCGCTGCCAGCCACATCCTGCACCAGGACAGCGGCCTGGGCTACAAGGACCTGGACCTCATCTTCGGTGTTGATCTGAAGACCGAGGATGTCTTCCAGCTGGTCAAAGATGTGGTCATGGATTGCCTTCTGGACTTCCTGCCAGAAGGGGTCAACAAGGACAAGATCACCCCCATGACCCTGAAGGAGGCCTATGtgcagaagctggtgaaggtctGCAACGAGAGTGACCGCTGGAGCCTCATCTCCCTCTCCAACAACAGCGGCAAGAACGTGGAGCTGAAGTTCGTGGACTCCCTGCGGCGGCAGTTCGAGTTCAGTGTGGACTCCTTCCAGATCATCCTGGATTCCCTCCTGCTCTTCGGGGAGTGCTCAGAGAACCCCATGGCTGAGAACTTCCACCCCACGGTGACTGGGGAGAGCATGTATGGGAACTTCGAGGAGGCCATGGACCACCTCCGCAGCAGGGTCATCGCCACCAGGAACCCGGAGGAGATCAGAGGTGGGGGGCTCCTGAAGTACTGCAACCTCTTGGTGAGGGGCTTCAAGCCCAAGTCAGAGGTGGACATGAAGGCACTACAGAGGTACATGTGCTCCAGGTTCTTCATAGACTTCTCTGACATCGGTGAGCAGCAGCGGAAGCTGGAGTGCTACCTCCAGAGCCACTTTGTGGGGATGGAGAGCAAGAGGTATGACTACCTGATGACCCTGCACAGGGTGGTCAATGAGAGCACAGTCTGCCTCATGGGACACGAGAGGAGGCAGACCCTCAACCTCATTGCCATGCTGGCTGTGAGGGTCCTGGCTGAGCAGAACATCATCCCCACAGTCACAAACGTTACCTGCTTCTACCAGCCAGCTCCCTACATCAGTGAGATAAACTTCAACTACTACATCACTCACGTGCAGCCCTTCCTGCCCTGCAACCAGCCCTACCCAACGTGGCTGCCCTGTAACTGA